One Paroedura picta isolate Pp20150507F chromosome 16, Ppicta_v3.0, whole genome shotgun sequence genomic region harbors:
- the LOC143825294 gene encoding olfactory receptor 14A16-like: MANLLIIMAVSFNYHLHTPMYFFLMNLAVLDIGSISVLVPKAMSNSLMESRTISYAGCVAQVFLLFYFVGTDFALLTVMAHDRYVAICNPLQYETIMHKGACIQMVASAWLCGVLHACLNTGSTFVIPFCSNEVNQFFCEIPQLLKLSCSDLYLVEIGVIVFTCCIVLGCFTFIIITYVKIFATVLKIPSVQGQKKAISTCIPHLTVVFLLVFSGIFSYGSSSNETSSDVDIVFAFFYAIFPPLFNPFIYTMRNKEIKMALLKLFPMVHFKRNMSC; encoded by the coding sequence ATGGCCAATCTTCTCATCATCATGGCAGTATCATTCAATTATCACCTGCATACCCCCATGTACTTTTTCTTAATGAACTTGGCTGTCCTGGACATTGGCTCAATTTCAGTCTTGGTACCCAAAGCAATGTCCAATTCCCTCATGGAAAGCAGGACAATTTCTTATGCTGGGTGTGTAGCTCAAGTTTTCCTTCTGTTCTACTTTGTAGGGACAGATTTTGCCCTTCTAACAGTGATGGCCCATGATCGGTATGTTGCTATCTGCAATCCTTTACAGTATGAGACAATTATGCACAAAGGAGCATGCATCCAGATGGTAGCCAGTGCATGGCTCTGCGGTGTTCTTCATGCATGCTTAAACACTGGAAGCACTTTTGTAATCCCCTTCTGCTCCAATGAGGTCAATCAATTCTTCTGTGAAATCCCCCAATTACTTAAACTCTCCTGTTCTGACCTGTACTTAGTTGAAATTGGGGTTATTGTGTTTACTTGCTGTATAGTGCTGGGATGCTTTACCTTCATCATTATAACTTATGTGAAGATTTTTGCAACAGTGCTCAAAATCCCATCGGTGCAAGGTCAGAAAAAAGCCATTTCCACCTGCATTCCCCACCTCACTGTAGTTTTTTTGCTTGTATTCAGTGGAATCTTTTCCTATGGAAGCTCTTCCAATGAAACCTCATCTGATGTCGATAtagtttttgcatttttttatgCTATATTCCCTCCATTGTTCAATCCATTTATCTATACCATGAGAAACAAAGAGATCAAGATGGCCTTATTGAAGTTGTTCCCTATggtgcattttaaaagaaatatgtcCTGCTGA